A genomic stretch from Arachis stenosperma cultivar V10309 chromosome 3, arast.V10309.gnm1.PFL2, whole genome shotgun sequence includes:
- the LOC130967229 gene encoding 60S ribosomal protein L18, giving the protein MGIDLKAGGKSKKTKRTAPKSNDIYLKLLVKLYRFLVRRTNSNFNAVILKRLFMSKVNKPPLSLSRLIKYTKGKEGKIAVVVGTITDDIRVYDVPPLKVTALRFTETARARIEKAGGECITFDQLALRAPLGQNTVLLRGPKNAREAVKHFGPAPGVPHSHTKPYVRSKGRKFEKARGRRNSRGFRV; this is encoded by the exons ATg GGGATCGATCTGAAGGCTGGAGGTAAGAGCAAGAAGACCAAAAGAACAGCACCAAAGTCCAATGATATCTACCTTAAGCTCTTGGTCAAG CTTTACCGGTTCCTTGTGAGGAGAACTAACAGCAACTTCAATGCTGTAATATTGAAGCGCTTGTTCATGAGCAAGGTTAACAAGCCTCCACTATCTTTGTCAAGGCTGATTAAGTATACCAAGGGGAAG GAAGGTAAGATTGCAGTGGTGGTTGGGACTATAACTGATGATATTCGTGTatatgatgttccacccttgaAAGTTACCGCACTCAGGTTTACTGAGACTGCTCGTGCAAGAATAGAGAAGGCTGGTGGTGAATGCATTACATTCGATCAGTTGGCTCTTAGGGCTCCTCTTGGACAGAACACG GTCCTTCTTAGAGGCCCGAAGAATGCTCGAGAAGCCGTGAAGCACTTTGGTCCCGCACCTGGTGTGCCACACAGCCACACCAAGCCTTATGTGCGATCAAAGGGAAGGAAGTTTGAGAAGGCTAGAGGAAGGAGGAACAGCAGAGGGTTTAGGGTTTGA